The proteins below come from a single Piscinibacter gummiphilus genomic window:
- a CDS encoding NUDIX hydrolase, with product MSERWKPSVTVAAVIERVVDGESRFLLVEEDTAEGLKLNNPAGHLEEGETPEQGVQREVLEETACAFAPQCVVGVYLSRFQRPATGEDVTYVRLAYGGTVGAPDPARRLDEGIVRTLWMSLPELRASRERHRSALVLACIEDYLAGRRHPLSLVHADATVHTPEIKR from the coding sequence ATGTCTGAACGTTGGAAGCCCAGTGTCACCGTGGCCGCGGTCATCGAGCGCGTGGTTGACGGCGAGAGCCGCTTTCTGTTGGTGGAAGAAGACACCGCCGAAGGTCTGAAGCTCAACAACCCGGCCGGCCACCTTGAAGAGGGCGAGACGCCCGAGCAGGGCGTGCAGCGCGAGGTGCTCGAAGAGACGGCCTGCGCCTTCGCGCCGCAGTGCGTGGTGGGTGTGTACCTGTCGCGTTTCCAGCGGCCGGCCACCGGCGAAGACGTGACCTATGTGCGCCTGGCCTACGGCGGCACCGTCGGCGCGCCCGACCCGGCCCGCCGGCTCGACGAAGGCATCGTGCGCACCCTGTGGATGAGCCTGCCCGAGCTGCGCGCGAGCCGCGAGCGCCACCGCAGCGCCCTCGTGCTCGCCTGCATCGAAGACTATCTCGCCGGCCGGCGCCACCCGCTCTCGCTCGTGCACGCCGATGCGACGGTGCACACGCCCGAGATCAAGCGCTGA
- a CDS encoding DUF1579 domain-containing protein, translating into MPLPTAPTAPHDFDFIVGDWRVQHRRLNARLAGCTEWTAFEGLSSTRPTLGGFGNLEDNLLHLPDGEVRAIAVRSYDPASATWAIWWLDGRHPHRLDVPVVGRFSEGVGVFHADDTLDGRPIRVRFIWRPNPGAHPTWEQAFSPDAGATWETNWTMEFTRLER; encoded by the coding sequence ATGCCATTGCCCACCGCCCCCACCGCCCCCCACGATTTCGACTTCATCGTCGGCGACTGGCGCGTGCAGCACCGCCGCCTGAACGCCCGCCTCGCAGGCTGCACGGAATGGACCGCGTTCGAGGGCCTGTCGTCCACACGCCCGACCCTGGGGGGCTTCGGCAACCTCGAAGACAACCTGCTGCACTTGCCCGACGGCGAGGTGCGCGCCATCGCGGTGCGGTCCTACGACCCGGCGAGTGCCACCTGGGCGATCTGGTGGCTCGACGGCCGCCACCCGCATCGGCTCGACGTGCCGGTGGTGGGCCGGTTCTCCGAGGGCGTGGGGGTCTTCCACGCCGACGACACCCTCGACGGGCGGCCCATCCGCGTGCGCTTCATCTGGCGCCCCAACCCCGGGGCTCACCCGACCTGGGAGCAAGCCTTCTCGCCCGATGCCGGCGCCACCTGGGAAACCAACTGGACCATGGAGTTCACACGCCTTGAACGCTGA
- the panD gene encoding aspartate 1-decarboxylase has product MNNRVMLRAKLHRATVTEADLHYEGSCGIDEDLLEAANMVEYERIELYNINNGERFSTYIIKAPRGSGTISLNGAAARRAHVGDLLIICTYATMSEVNSATYKPTVVLLDERNHVKEIRKL; this is encoded by the coding sequence ATGAACAACCGAGTGATGCTGCGGGCGAAGTTGCACCGCGCCACCGTCACTGAAGCCGACCTGCACTACGAGGGCTCGTGCGGCATCGATGAAGACCTGCTGGAAGCCGCCAACATGGTGGAGTACGAGCGCATCGAGCTCTACAACATCAACAACGGCGAGCGCTTCTCGACCTACATCATCAAGGCGCCGCGCGGCTCGGGGACGATCTCCCTGAACGGCGCCGCCGCCCGCCGTGCACATGTGGGCGACCTGCTCATCATCTGCACCTACGCGACGATGAGCGAGGTCAACTCCGCCACCTACAAGCCGACCGTGGTGCTGCTCGACGAGCGCAACCACGTCAAAGAAATTCGCAAGCTCTAA
- a CDS encoding DUF1330 domain-containing protein — MTVYVMAQLKFTDRAAYDRYQSRFFGVFSRFQGTLLVADEAPLVVEGEWPRDKVVLMSFPDQGAYRAFAESPEYQEISRDRKAGADAVVLLLRGLRPS; from the coding sequence ATGACCGTCTACGTGATGGCGCAGCTGAAGTTCACCGACCGCGCCGCCTACGACCGGTACCAGTCGCGCTTCTTCGGCGTGTTCTCGCGCTTCCAGGGCACGCTGCTCGTGGCCGACGAGGCGCCCCTGGTGGTGGAAGGCGAGTGGCCGCGCGACAAGGTGGTGCTCATGTCCTTCCCCGACCAGGGGGCCTACCGCGCGTTTGCCGAGTCGCCCGAGTACCAGGAGATCTCACGCGACCGCAAAGCCGGCGCGGACGCGGTGGTGCTGCTGTTGCGAGGCCTCAGACCATCCTGA
- the ribB gene encoding 3,4-dihydroxy-2-butanone-4-phosphate synthase, which produces MSQPTFNTYPHRLRTALRALYAGRPILLFDDDERENEADLIVAAEHITPEVMAMFIREGSGIVCLCLPPDRLDQLALQPMVPCNESRYGTAFTVSIEARHGVATGVSAADRVTTIRAAIAEGAQPSDLVRPGHVFPLCARPGGVLERDGHTEGSVDLMCMAGLKPAAVLCELMNPDGTMARGEDVTRFALAHGLPTLTIAEIVHWRRQSEPALA; this is translated from the coding sequence ATGTCTCAACCGACCTTTAACACCTACCCCCATCGACTGCGAACCGCGCTACGTGCGCTCTACGCGGGCCGGCCCATCCTGCTCTTCGACGACGACGAGCGCGAGAACGAGGCCGACCTCATCGTCGCCGCCGAACACATCACGCCCGAGGTGATGGCGATGTTCATCCGCGAGGGCAGCGGCATCGTCTGCCTGTGCCTGCCGCCCGATCGACTGGATCAGCTCGCGCTGCAACCCATGGTGCCGTGCAACGAGAGCCGCTACGGCACGGCCTTCACCGTGTCGATCGAAGCGCGGCATGGCGTGGCCACCGGCGTGAGCGCGGCCGACCGGGTGACGACGATCCGCGCGGCGATTGCCGAGGGCGCGCAGCCCAGCGATCTGGTGAGGCCAGGCCATGTTTTCCCGCTCTGCGCACGCCCCGGCGGCGTGCTGGAGCGCGACGGCCACACCGAAGGCTCGGTCGACCTCATGTGCATGGCGGGCCTCAAGCCTGCCGCGGTGCTGTGCGAGCTGATGAATCCCGACGGCACGATGGCGCGCGGCGAAGACGTGACCCGATTCGCGCTCGCCCACGGCCTGCCCACGCTCACCATCGCCGAGATCGTGCACTGGCGGCGCCAGAGCGAGCCGGCACTGGCCTGA
- a CDS encoding PaaI family thioesterase: MTPEGYARHTRRSPLTDPWEPLLSRETADSVQLAVEVRDAHCNGRGFAHGGLISALADNAMGLSIVRLARQQPGQEQASAVTVTLALDFLDAARIGEWLEVQPNVLKLGRTLAFAECRVVCGERLIARGNASFRMV, translated from the coding sequence ATGACCCCCGAAGGCTATGCGCGCCACACGCGGCGCAGCCCACTCACCGATCCCTGGGAGCCACTGCTTTCCCGCGAGACGGCCGACTCGGTGCAGCTGGCGGTCGAGGTCCGCGACGCGCATTGCAATGGGCGTGGCTTCGCCCACGGCGGGCTCATCAGTGCCCTGGCCGACAACGCGATGGGCCTGTCGATCGTGCGCCTCGCACGCCAGCAGCCGGGGCAGGAGCAGGCCAGCGCCGTGACGGTGACGCTGGCGCTGGACTTCCTCGACGCCGCGCGCATCGGCGAATGGCTGGAGGTGCAGCCGAACGTGCTCAAGCTCGGCCGCACCCTGGCGTTCGCCGAATGCCGCGTGGTCTGTGGCGAGCGCCTCATCGCACGCGGCAACGCCAGCTTCAGGATGGTCTGA
- a CDS encoding MerR family DNA-binding transcriptional regulator, translating to MKISELARRTGVSVHRLRRYEDAGLIHAERQPSGYREFGERAVREVVFLSMGRDLGFSLQDLGDAVPRYRAGTLTFEQMIEAMQVRIAEVDALVAEQRALRKKLVSHIAWLQQRQREADKHRLAPKGGWVRPRKDRP from the coding sequence ATGAAGATTTCCGAACTGGCCCGCCGCACCGGCGTCTCGGTGCACCGACTGCGGCGCTACGAAGACGCCGGGCTGATCCACGCCGAACGCCAGCCTTCGGGCTACCGCGAGTTCGGCGAGCGCGCGGTGCGCGAGGTGGTGTTCCTCTCGATGGGCCGCGACCTCGGCTTTTCGCTCCAGGACCTCGGCGACGCCGTGCCGCGCTACCGGGCCGGCACGCTCACCTTCGAGCAAATGATCGAGGCCATGCAGGTGCGCATCGCCGAGGTCGACGCGCTCGTCGCCGAGCAGCGCGCGCTGCGCAAGAAGCTGGTCTCGCACATCGCCTGGCTGCAGCAACGCCAGCGCGAGGCCGACAAGCACCGCCTGGCCCCAAAGGGTGGCTGGGTTCGACCCCGAAAGGACCGACCATGA
- a CDS encoding NAD(P) transhydrogenase subunit alpha, producing MDIISPTITNLIIFVLAIYVGYHVVWTVTPALHTPLMAVTNAISAIVIVGAMLAAALTETPLGKTMGVLAVALAAVNVFGGFLVTRRMLEMFKKKEKKAPAKEGAK from the coding sequence ATGGACATCATCTCGCCGACCATCACCAACCTCATCATCTTCGTGCTCGCGATCTACGTGGGCTACCACGTGGTCTGGACGGTCACCCCCGCCCTGCACACCCCGCTGATGGCCGTGACCAACGCCATCTCGGCCATCGTGATCGTGGGCGCCATGCTGGCCGCCGCACTCACCGAGACACCGCTTGGCAAGACCATGGGCGTGCTCGCCGTGGCGCTGGCCGCGGTCAACGTCTTCGGCGGCTTCCTGGTCACACGGCGAATGCTCGAGATGTTCAAGAAGAAAGAGAAGAAGGCCCCCGCCAAGGAGGGCGCGAAATGA
- a CDS encoding NAD(P)(+) transhydrogenase (Re/Si-specific) subunit beta — translation MSMNVVTLLYLVASICFIQALKGLSHPTTSIRGNLFGMVGMAIAVVTTGALIVKLAGGSALGLGWVLLGLLVGGTAGAIMAKRVEMTKMPELVAFMHSMIGLAAVFIAVAAVAEPHAFNIAAKGDPIPTGNRLELFLGAAIGAITFSGSVIAFGKLSGKYKFRLFQGAPVVFAGQHMLNLVLGLATVGLGLVFMFTGNWNAFFAMLALSFVMGVLIIIPIGGADMPVVVSMLNSYSGWAAAGIGFSLNNSMLIIAGSLVGSSGAILSYIMCKAMNRSFFNVILGGFGGDATAAVGGAQQQRNVKSGSADDAAFVLGNAETVVIVPGYGLAVARAQHAVKELAAKLTEKGVTVKYAIHPVAGRMPGHMNVLLAEAEVPYDQVFEMEDINGEFGQADVAIILGANDVVNPAAHVKGSPIYGMPILEAYKAKTIIVNKRSMAAGYAGLDNELFYMDKTMMVFGDAKKVVEDMVKAVE, via the coding sequence ATGAGCATGAATGTCGTCACGCTGCTCTACCTCGTTGCGAGCATCTGCTTCATCCAGGCCCTGAAGGGCCTGAGCCACCCGACCACGTCGATCCGCGGCAACCTCTTCGGCATGGTCGGCATGGCCATCGCCGTGGTGACCACCGGCGCCCTGATCGTCAAGCTGGCCGGCGGCAGCGCCCTCGGCCTCGGCTGGGTGCTGCTGGGCCTGCTGGTGGGCGGCACGGCCGGCGCCATCATGGCCAAGCGCGTCGAGATGACCAAGATGCCCGAGCTGGTCGCCTTCATGCACAGCATGATCGGCCTGGCCGCGGTGTTCATCGCGGTGGCCGCCGTGGCCGAGCCGCATGCGTTCAACATCGCGGCCAAGGGCGACCCGATCCCCACCGGCAACCGGCTGGAGCTCTTCCTCGGTGCGGCCATCGGCGCCATCACCTTCAGCGGCTCGGTGATCGCCTTCGGCAAGCTCTCGGGCAAGTACAAGTTCCGCCTGTTCCAGGGTGCGCCGGTCGTGTTCGCCGGCCAGCACATGCTGAACCTGGTGCTGGGCCTGGCCACCGTGGGCCTCGGCCTCGTGTTCATGTTCACCGGCAACTGGAACGCCTTCTTCGCGATGCTCGCGCTGAGCTTCGTGATGGGCGTGCTGATCATCATCCCGATCGGCGGCGCCGACATGCCGGTGGTGGTGTCGATGCTCAACAGCTACTCGGGCTGGGCGGCAGCCGGCATCGGCTTCTCGCTCAACAACAGCATGCTGATCATTGCCGGTTCGCTGGTGGGCTCGTCGGGCGCGATCCTGAGCTACATCATGTGCAAGGCGATGAACCGCTCGTTCTTCAACGTGATCCTCGGCGGCTTTGGCGGTGACGCCACGGCGGCGGTGGGCGGCGCTCAGCAGCAGCGCAACGTGAAGAGCGGCAGCGCCGACGACGCAGCCTTCGTGCTCGGCAATGCCGAGACGGTGGTGATCGTGCCGGGCTATGGCCTGGCCGTCGCCCGCGCCCAGCACGCGGTGAAGGAACTCGCCGCCAAGCTGACCGAGAAGGGCGTGACGGTGAAGTACGCCATCCACCCGGTGGCCGGCCGCATGCCGGGCCACATGAACGTGCTGCTCGCCGAAGCCGAAGTGCCCTACGACCAGGTCTTCGAGATGGAAGACATCAACGGCGAATTCGGCCAGGCCGACGTGGCCATCATCCTCGGCGCCAACGACGTGGTGAACCCGGCTGCGCACGTGAAGGGCAGCCCGATCTACGGCATGCCCATCCTCGAGGCGTACAAGGCCAAGACCATCATCGTCAACAAGCGCTCGATGGCCGCCGGTTATGCCGGCCTTGACAACGAACTCTTCTACATGGACAAGACCATGATGGTCTTCGGCGATGCGAAGAAGGTCGTGGAAGACATGGTGAAGGCGGTCGAGTAG
- a CDS encoding Re/Si-specific NAD(P)(+) transhydrogenase subunit alpha, which yields MLIGVPLETVAGETRVAVTPETAKKLKAQGHTLRIQSGAGVAASATDEAYIAAGAEITDQAGALGADLVLKVRAPVDSELSLMKSGANLVGMLNPFDAAGLQRIARAGLTSFALEAAPRTTRAQSMDVLSSQANIAGYKAVMIAADKYQRFFPMLMTAAGTVKAARVVILGVGVAGLQAIATAKRLGAVIEASDVRPSVKEQVESLGAKFIDVSYDTPEEKEAAEGVGGYAKPMPQSWLDRQKVEVAKRVAAADIVITTALIPGRAAPVLVTEEMVKAMKPGSVIVDLAAAQGGNCPLTEANKTVVKHGVTLVGETNLPALVAADASALYARNVLDFLKLVITKEGGFNVPMDDDIVAACLMTQGGEVKRK from the coding sequence ATGTTGATTGGGGTACCGCTCGAGACGGTGGCCGGTGAGACGCGCGTGGCCGTCACGCCTGAAACCGCGAAGAAACTCAAGGCCCAGGGGCACACCCTGCGCATCCAGTCGGGTGCCGGCGTGGCCGCCAGTGCCACCGACGAGGCCTACATCGCCGCCGGTGCCGAGATCACCGACCAGGCCGGGGCCTTGGGCGCCGACCTGGTGCTCAAGGTGCGCGCGCCGGTCGACTCCGAGCTGTCGCTGATGAAGAGCGGCGCCAACCTCGTCGGCATGCTCAACCCCTTTGACGCCGCCGGCCTGCAGCGCATCGCCCGCGCCGGCCTCACGAGCTTCGCGCTCGAAGCCGCGCCGCGCACGACGCGTGCGCAGAGCATGGACGTGCTGTCCTCGCAGGCCAACATCGCCGGCTACAAGGCTGTGATGATCGCCGCCGACAAGTACCAGCGCTTCTTCCCGATGCTGATGACCGCCGCCGGCACGGTGAAGGCCGCGCGCGTCGTGATCCTCGGCGTGGGCGTGGCTGGCCTGCAGGCGATTGCCACCGCCAAGCGCCTGGGCGCGGTGATCGAGGCCTCCGACGTGCGGCCTTCGGTGAAGGAACAGGTCGAGTCGCTGGGCGCGAAGTTCATCGACGTGTCCTACGACACGCCGGAAGAGAAGGAAGCCGCCGAAGGTGTGGGCGGCTACGCCAAGCCGATGCCGCAGAGCTGGCTCGACCGCCAGAAGGTCGAGGTGGCCAAGCGTGTGGCCGCGGCCGACATCGTCATCACCACCGCCCTCATCCCCGGCCGCGCCGCGCCGGTGCTCGTGACCGAAGAGATGGTCAAGGCGATGAAGCCGGGCTCGGTGATCGTTGACCTCGCCGCCGCGCAAGGCGGCAACTGCCCGCTGACCGAGGCCAACAAGACGGTCGTGAAGCACGGCGTCACGCTGGTCGGCGAGACCAACCTGCCGGCACTCGTGGCCGCCGATGCCAGCGCGCTCTACGCGCGCAACGTGCTCGACTTCCTGAAGCTCGTCATCACCAAGGAAGGTGGCTTCAACGTGCCGATGGACGACGACATCGTGGCCGCCTGCCTGATGACGCAGGGCGGCGAAGTGAAGCGGAAGTAA
- a CDS encoding MFS transporter: protein MNASLLWLTLCQGFLLINNVTFIAINGLVGLQLAPNIWLATLPVMGYVAGGALFTGLVARHHRAWGRRRAFQVSLLVAMVSTALCAWAAMAHQFWWLVAGTVIAGYYNASAGLYRFAATELVTPAFKERAISWVLAGGILGGVVGPQLANLTRDVLPVPFAGAYAALVVVAVMALAVISFIPFPPLPLPSATHPGRPLREIARQPVFIASVMACALGYGVMSLLMTATPIAMAQCKHPFSSAALVLEWHVLGMFVPSFFTGSLIKRFGVMPILVVGLVLNIACVVIALSGIDLMHFIGALLLLGVGWNFLYVGGTTLFTEAYRPEERTTAQAAMDFWVYITMALTAFGSGALVTTGGWTWMNLGTLVPLAVLAGTLIWLGRQRRALATAG from the coding sequence ATGAATGCATCGCTGCTGTGGCTGACCCTCTGCCAGGGTTTCCTGCTGATCAACAACGTCACCTTCATCGCGATCAACGGCCTGGTCGGCCTGCAGCTCGCACCCAACATCTGGCTGGCCACGCTGCCGGTGATGGGCTACGTGGCGGGCGGCGCGCTCTTCACCGGCCTCGTGGCCCGCCATCACCGAGCCTGGGGCCGAAGGCGCGCGTTCCAGGTGAGCCTGCTGGTGGCGATGGTCTCGACCGCACTGTGCGCCTGGGCCGCAATGGCCCACCAGTTCTGGTGGCTGGTGGCCGGCACGGTGATCGCGGGCTACTACAACGCGAGCGCCGGCCTCTACCGCTTCGCGGCGACCGAACTCGTCACGCCCGCCTTCAAGGAGCGTGCGATCTCCTGGGTGCTGGCCGGCGGCATCCTCGGCGGCGTGGTGGGCCCGCAGCTCGCCAACCTCACGCGCGACGTGCTGCCGGTGCCCTTTGCCGGCGCGTATGCGGCGCTGGTCGTGGTGGCCGTGATGGCGCTCGCGGTGATCTCCTTCATCCCGTTCCCGCCCCTGCCGCTGCCGAGTGCCACCCACCCGGGGCGGCCCCTGCGCGAGATCGCCCGCCAGCCGGTGTTCATCGCCTCGGTGATGGCGTGTGCGCTCGGTTACGGCGTGATGAGCCTGCTGATGACGGCCACGCCGATCGCGATGGCGCAGTGCAAGCACCCGTTCTCCAGCGCCGCGCTGGTGCTCGAGTGGCACGTGCTCGGCATGTTCGTGCCGAGCTTCTTCACCGGCAGCCTCATCAAGCGCTTCGGCGTGATGCCGATCCTCGTCGTGGGCCTGGTGCTCAACATCGCGTGTGTCGTGATCGCGCTGTCGGGCATCGACCTCATGCACTTCATCGGCGCCCTGCTGCTGCTCGGCGTGGGCTGGAATTTCCTCTACGTCGGCGGCACCACGCTCTTCACCGAAGCCTACCGTCCAGAAGAGCGCACGACCGCGCAGGCAGCCATGGATTTCTGGGTCTACATCACCATGGCCCTCACCGCCTTCGGCTCCGGTGCGCTCGTCACCACCGGTGGCTGGACCTGGATGAACCTCGGCACCCTGGTGCCGCTGGCCGTGCTGGCCGGCACGCTGATCTGGCTGGGCCGGCAGCGGCGAGCGCTCGCCACTGCTGGTTAG
- a CDS encoding FKBP-type peptidyl-prolyl cis-trans isomerase — protein sequence MKHVLALALCLALPAFAADPAPKLTTDAQKAAYSIGFNFGSSVSKEVPDIDTEALQRGVQDALKKKQPALTQEQQAEVMGKFQQQLMAQRTARMEAAEKKNSEAAAKFMAENAKKPGVTALPSGLQYQVIASGKGASPKATDRVKVHYTGTLLDGTVFDSSIKRGEPATFQVDQVIPGWTQALQKMKVGDKWKLFIPPELGYGKRGAPGGKIEPSMALVFEVELLEVIASK from the coding sequence ATGAAACACGTCCTCGCCCTGGCCCTGTGCCTCGCCCTGCCCGCCTTCGCCGCCGACCCGGCGCCCAAGCTCACCACCGATGCGCAGAAGGCCGCCTATTCCATCGGCTTCAACTTCGGCTCGTCGGTCAGCAAGGAGGTGCCCGACATCGACACCGAAGCGCTGCAGCGCGGCGTGCAGGACGCGTTGAAGAAGAAGCAGCCCGCGCTCACGCAGGAGCAGCAGGCCGAGGTGATGGGCAAGTTCCAGCAGCAGCTGATGGCGCAGCGCACCGCCCGCATGGAAGCCGCCGAAAAGAAGAACAGCGAAGCCGCCGCCAAGTTCATGGCCGAGAACGCCAAGAAGCCCGGCGTGACGGCGCTGCCGAGCGGCCTGCAGTACCAGGTGATCGCAAGTGGCAAGGGCGCAAGCCCGAAGGCGACCGACCGCGTGAAGGTGCACTACACCGGCACGCTGCTCGACGGCACGGTGTTCGACAGCTCCATCAAGCGCGGCGAGCCGGCCACCTTCCAGGTCGACCAGGTGATCCCGGGCTGGACGCAGGCGCTGCAGAAGATGAAGGTCGGCGACAAGTGGAAGCTCTTCATTCCGCCCGAGCTCGGCTACGGCAAGCGCGGCGCGCCCGGCGGCAAGATCGAGCCGAGCATGGCGCTCGTCTTCGAGGTGGAACTGCTGGAAGTGATCGCGTCGAAGTGA
- a CDS encoding 16S rRNA (uracil(1498)-N(3))-methyltransferase, translating into MPARVFVDQALPLETVIDLPPGPARHVQVLRLQPGDALTLFNGQGGECSARVQQMGRSQVSVQILTHDPVDRELARHVTLAVGMPANERMDTLVEKATELGVAALQPLVCERSVLRLAGERAEKRQAHWQAVAVAACEQSGRTRVPTIAPVLTLPAWLANGPVRDGMSACVLDPRAGTAALPETGAALFLSGPEGGLSDAEVQLAEAAGFRRVGLGPRVLRADTAPLAVLAHLSLRSL; encoded by the coding sequence ATGCCCGCCCGCGTGTTCGTCGACCAAGCCCTTCCTCTCGAGACCGTGATCGACCTGCCGCCCGGCCCGGCCCGGCACGTGCAGGTGCTGCGCCTGCAGCCCGGCGACGCCCTCACGCTCTTCAATGGCCAGGGCGGCGAATGCTCGGCCCGCGTGCAACAGATGGGGCGCAGCCAGGTGAGCGTGCAGATCCTGACGCACGATCCGGTCGACCGCGAGCTGGCCCGGCACGTCACGCTGGCGGTCGGCATGCCGGCCAACGAGCGCATGGACACGCTCGTCGAGAAGGCCACCGAGCTTGGCGTGGCCGCGCTGCAGCCGCTCGTGTGCGAGCGCTCGGTGCTGCGCCTGGCCGGCGAGCGTGCCGAGAAACGCCAGGCCCACTGGCAGGCGGTGGCGGTCGCGGCCTGTGAGCAGAGCGGGCGCACCCGCGTGCCCACCATCGCGCCGGTGCTCACCTTGCCTGCATGGCTGGCGAACGGGCCGGTGCGTGACGGGATGTCGGCCTGCGTGCTCGACCCCCGCGCCGGCACCGCGGCCCTGCCAGAGACGGGCGCGGCCTTGTTCCTGAGCGGCCCCGAAGGCGGCCTGAGCGACGCCGAAGTGCAACTCGCCGAAGCCGCCGGCTTCCGCCGCGTGGGCCTCGGCCCGCGGGTGCTGCGCGCCGACACCGCGCCGCTCGCCGTGCTGGCCCATCTCTCCCTGCGTTCGCTTTGA
- a CDS encoding long-chain-fatty-acid--CoA ligase: MEKVWLKQYPASVPEQIDFGQYPSLLALLEESFKKHASATAYKFMGKGFTFAQIDEQSRALAAYLQSQGLEKGDRVAIMMPNVPQYPVAVAAIIRAGLVVVNVNPLYTPRELEHQLKDSGAKAIVIIENFAATLQACYAAVPTKKVILASMGDMLGLKGLIVNYVVRNVKKMVPAFSLPNAVRFKDAVAAGRKAAYRAPDTKPTDIAVLQYTGGTTGVSKGAVLLHRNLVANTLQCEAWYQPALKKMTPGEQITTVAALPLYHIFGFTSNMMLGMRMGGCNILIPNPRDIPAVFKDLSRERIHSFPAVNTLFMAMANHPDFNTVDWSHLRISVGGGMAVQQATAKLWLEKTGCPIVEGYGLSETSPTATCNPTDSDKFTGTIGLPLPGTELKLLDDDGNEVPPGTPGEIAIRGPQVMAGYWQRPDETAKVMTADGFFRTGDIGTVDDRGFFRIVDRKKDMILVSGFNVYPNEVEDVVTQMPGVLECAAVGVPDAKAGEAVKLVIVRSNPAVTEADVRAYCEANMTGYKRPKVVEFRNELPKTPVGKILRRELRDKAA, from the coding sequence ATGGAAAAAGTGTGGCTCAAGCAGTACCCGGCCAGCGTGCCTGAGCAGATCGACTTCGGGCAGTACCCGTCGTTGCTGGCCCTGCTCGAAGAGTCGTTCAAGAAGCACGCCTCGGCCACGGCCTACAAGTTCATGGGCAAGGGCTTCACCTTCGCCCAGATCGACGAGCAGTCGCGGGCGCTTGCCGCCTACCTGCAGTCGCAGGGCCTGGAGAAGGGCGACCGCGTGGCGATCATGATGCCCAACGTGCCGCAGTACCCCGTGGCCGTGGCCGCGATCATCCGCGCCGGCCTGGTGGTGGTGAACGTGAACCCGCTCTACACCCCGCGCGAGCTCGAGCACCAGTTGAAGGACTCGGGCGCCAAGGCCATCGTCATCATCGAGAACTTCGCCGCCACGCTGCAGGCCTGTTATGCCGCCGTGCCGACCAAGAAGGTGATCCTCGCCTCGATGGGCGACATGCTTGGCCTGAAGGGCCTGATCGTCAACTACGTCGTGCGCAACGTGAAGAAGATGGTGCCGGCGTTCAGCCTGCCCAACGCCGTGCGCTTCAAGGACGCCGTGGCCGCCGGCCGCAAGGCCGCCTACCGCGCACCCGACACCAAGCCGACCGACATCGCCGTGCTGCAGTACACCGGCGGCACCACTGGCGTGAGCAAGGGCGCGGTGCTGCTGCATCGCAACCTCGTGGCCAACACGTTGCAGTGCGAAGCCTGGTACCAGCCGGCGCTGAAGAAGATGACGCCCGGCGAGCAGATCACCACCGTGGCCGCACTGCCGCTGTATCACATCTTCGGTTTCACCTCGAACATGATGCTCGGTATGCGCATGGGCGGCTGCAACATCCTCATCCCGAACCCGCGCGACATCCCCGCCGTGTTCAAGGACCTGTCGCGCGAGCGCATCCACAGCTTCCCGGCGGTGAACACGCTCTTCATGGCGATGGCCAACCACCCCGACTTCAACACCGTCGACTGGAGCCACCTCAGGATCTCGGTGGGTGGCGGCATGGCCGTGCAGCAGGCCACCGCTAAGCTGTGGCTCGAGAAGACCGGCTGCCCGATCGTCGAAGGCTACGGCCTGTCGGAGACCTCGCCCACCGCCACCTGCAACCCGACCGACAGCGACAAGTTCACCGGCACCATCGGCCTGCCGCTGCCGGGCACCGAGCTCAAGCTGCTCGATGACGACGGCAACGAAGTGCCGCCCGGCACGCCGGGCGAGATCGCCATCCGCGGCCCGCAGGTGATGGCCGGCTACTGGCAGCGCCCCGACGAGACCGCGAAGGTGATGACGGCCGACGGCTTCTTCCGCACCGGCGACATCGGCACCGTGGACGACCGCGGCTTCTTCCGCATCGTCGACCGCAAGAAGGACATGATCCTCGTGAGCGGCTTCAACGTGTACCCGAACGAGGTCGAAGACGTGGTGACGCAGATGCCCGGCGTGCTCGAATGCGCCGCAGTCGGCGTGCCCGACGCGAAGGCCGGCGAGGCGGTGAAGCTCGTCATCGTGCGCAGCAACCCCGCCGTCACCGAAGCCGATGTGCGGGCCTATTGCGAGGCCAACATGACGGGCTACAAACGGCCCAAGGTGGTGGAGTTCCGCAACGAGCTGCCTAAGACGCCGGTCGGAAAGATCCTGCGTCGCGAGCTGCGCGACAAGGCCGCCTGA